One stretch of Rhodohalobacter mucosus DNA includes these proteins:
- a CDS encoding nucleoside-diphosphate sugar epimerase/dehydratase gives MYDVRSKYINKFTRGLIFMAGDAVALLLATVFAFIILAPFSGGERAFPVGYSLLFAGSVLAGLMIFRMYLVTWRYVSLREMVRIVNGVGVGAILAVLTGNLIWNISNFEFAFTALAALIAIQFIGGFRISKRVLMELLIQSPRKQMKHTIIYGAESEGDQILRDILRNKQMKLSVHGVFDDRAIPGLFLHETRILGGMQTMYDYLRNQPVEALIVAYPEMPKKDLKAMIDHVKSIRPGIEIKILPSFHSLSDDPVGVHHIRDISIEDILGREPVSLDMDMISESITDKTVMVTGAGGSIGSELVRQCAKLKPATLIALDVDETELFHVENELRKIGTEIVPCVASVTDYRKMDLIMGSVQPDVIFHAAAYKHVPMMESFPEEAIKVNVGGTQTLAELACRHLVKKFVMVSTDKAVNPTNVMGATKRAAEEVCMSYNDTCLTKFISVRFGNVLGSRGSVVPIFMEQIKNGGPVSVTDPKMKRYFMTIPEAVLLVMQAGSMGDGGEVFVLDMGEPVKITDMARDLIRLHGLEPDKDIQIVYSGLRPGEKLFEELLNAEEGVSDTQHREIFKAVCSRNMSKEELNYYIADIFNMIDAGQTELLREGLKKIVPTYSYKSELNGMGLTNKSQQEAM, from the coding sequence ATGTATGACGTTAGAAGTAAATACATTAATAAATTCACAAGGGGATTGATCTTCATGGCGGGGGATGCAGTCGCACTTCTTCTCGCCACTGTTTTTGCATTCATTATTCTGGCGCCATTCTCCGGAGGTGAAAGAGCTTTTCCTGTGGGCTATTCACTGCTTTTCGCAGGCTCTGTACTAGCCGGACTCATGATCTTTCGCATGTACCTGGTAACCTGGCGCTACGTCAGCCTGCGTGAAATGGTGCGCATCGTTAATGGTGTAGGTGTGGGAGCCATTCTGGCTGTTTTGACGGGAAATTTGATATGGAACATTTCCAATTTTGAGTTCGCTTTTACCGCTCTGGCGGCGCTTATAGCCATTCAGTTTATCGGAGGATTCCGAATCAGCAAACGGGTGCTGATGGAGCTTTTAATCCAGTCGCCCCGAAAGCAGATGAAGCATACTATTATTTATGGTGCGGAAAGCGAAGGCGATCAGATTCTGCGTGATATTTTGCGGAACAAGCAGATGAAACTATCCGTCCATGGAGTATTTGACGATCGTGCCATACCCGGGCTCTTTTTGCATGAGACAAGGATATTGGGCGGTATGCAGACCATGTACGACTATCTTAGAAATCAGCCTGTAGAAGCGCTTATTGTTGCTTATCCGGAAATGCCGAAGAAGGATCTGAAAGCAATGATCGATCATGTGAAGTCTATCCGGCCGGGTATTGAGATTAAAATACTTCCTTCTTTTCACTCATTGTCTGATGATCCGGTTGGCGTGCATCATATCAGGGATATCAGTATTGAAGACATACTTGGACGCGAACCTGTTTCTCTCGATATGGATATGATCAGTGAAAGCATTACGGATAAAACCGTGATGGTAACAGGTGCAGGCGGTTCCATCGGCAGCGAATTGGTTCGGCAGTGTGCCAAGCTGAAACCGGCTACACTGATTGCGCTCGACGTAGATGAAACAGAGCTTTTCCATGTTGAGAATGAATTGCGAAAAATCGGAACGGAGATTGTACCGTGCGTAGCCAGCGTCACCGACTACCGCAAAATGGATCTTATTATGGGGTCGGTGCAGCCGGACGTTATCTTTCATGCGGCGGCCTATAAACATGTGCCAATGATGGAAAGCTTCCCCGAGGAGGCAATCAAGGTAAATGTTGGGGGCACCCAAACCCTGGCCGAACTGGCGTGCAGACACCTTGTGAAGAAATTTGTGATGGTATCTACCGATAAAGCCGTGAACCCAACAAATGTGATGGGTGCGACCAAGCGTGCGGCAGAAGAGGTGTGCATGTCGTATAATGACACCTGTCTGACGAAATTTATATCCGTACGCTTCGGAAACGTATTGGGCTCCCGCGGATCCGTTGTTCCGATCTTCATGGAACAGATTAAGAATGGGGGGCCTGTCAGCGTTACAGACCCTAAAATGAAGCGTTATTTCATGACCATACCGGAAGCCGTGCTTCTCGTTATGCAGGCCGGTTCCATGGGAGATGGCGGTGAGGTATTCGTGCTCGACATGGGTGAGCCCGTGAAGATCACCGATATGGCCAGGGATTTAATTCGCCTGCACGGACTGGAGCCGGATAAGGATATCCAGATTGTGTACAGCGGGCTGCGTCCCGGTGAGAAACTCTTTGAAGAGCTTCTGAACGCTGAAGAGGGTGTATCCGATACGCAGCACAGAGAGATCTTTAAAGCCGTGTGCAGCCGCAATATGTCGAAGGAAGAACTGAACTACTACATAGCTGACATCTTCAATATGATAGATGCGGGCCAGACTGAACTTCTCCGGGAAGGCTTGAAGAAAATTGTGCCTACCTACTCTTACAAGAGTGAGCTCAATGGAATGGGCCTGACCAACAAATCTCAGCAGGAAGCGATGTAG
- the gghA gene encoding glucosylglycerol hydrolase, protein MISISTDSKETKTFAKQISSKLTYGSKKAAAEFVAEQMGAHVDKGGDSARFLFWHPDFKKADRAVLNIYVPTESFYFDKPEQHIDMTWHSVPLTMTDEFACAVVRGIPAGNRDVFGSFYDATIHFKDGSEATVRDPMAWSMPFGIYAPAELYDVEKVRSERQDTAHFKRIEKEAAERKDGRVGPPVNLLEVHTASATDDGTLQSLAARYRRIGAAIRNGSALTADQQNLAGFDAVELMPLEPVIQHPERHRFWSPVNTPEHDGDEMTVKLKKPNVINWGYDIVLFGSVALNPSILSTGRPHELLELIETLHNFPGKPIKVILDVVYGHSDNQGLNVLPESFFAGPNMYGQNIDFQNPLVRAMVLEMQRRKIDWGFDGVRVDGAQDFKYYDEQSGQMIHDDRFLEQMSDVEQHVAGVSYKPWMIFEDGRPWPRDDWELASTYREITEMQKHPFQWASMIFAYNTPYNYTYWVSKWWRLRELFRFGNKWITGYANHDTMRRGTQTDPSSINVNFQLGNSLKMVMDNAYNNPATTLVMSGFLPGVPMDFVQALGNTPWSFIRNTDTTYAVKVAAEEAHFTEWQITEVEFRNPRFFNKLKDMGFKSLGALRRFSKALLNLVKATDYRTDVIASSLNQFDPPFDVMGWDADKLNQFALAWTEDLHLYTNADNHRDQMDPDKAAFNLSARRFRLNNPWLREAFTADDMMDYQRPVDGTVIFYGYRKDPATGKELILAANMEGQARLVDIPSLGLPVMDWNGWEIALKTPTLKSKKITDPIKLSITQGILFQRG, encoded by the coding sequence ATGATTTCAATTTCAACCGACAGCAAGGAAACAAAAACCTTTGCCAAACAGATCTCATCGAAGCTGACGTACGGCTCAAAAAAGGCCGCTGCTGAATTCGTCGCGGAGCAGATGGGCGCGCATGTTGATAAAGGAGGCGACTCTGCCAGGTTTCTGTTCTGGCATCCCGATTTCAAAAAGGCTGACCGGGCTGTGTTAAATATCTACGTCCCCACCGAGTCGTTCTACTTCGACAAGCCGGAGCAGCATATCGACATGACCTGGCACTCCGTTCCATTAACGATGACCGATGAGTTTGCCTGCGCTGTGGTACGCGGAATACCGGCCGGCAACCGGGATGTGTTCGGTTCTTTCTATGATGCAACCATCCACTTTAAAGACGGGTCTGAAGCAACGGTTCGGGATCCCATGGCGTGGTCCATGCCTTTTGGCATTTATGCACCTGCCGAATTGTATGATGTTGAAAAAGTGCGTTCAGAAAGGCAGGATACCGCCCATTTCAAAAGGATTGAAAAGGAAGCCGCGGAGAGGAAAGATGGCCGTGTGGGTCCCCCCGTGAATCTTCTGGAGGTGCACACGGCATCGGCAACAGACGACGGCACGCTGCAGTCACTGGCAGCCAGATACCGTCGTATCGGAGCCGCCATCCGTAACGGTTCGGCCCTTACGGCAGACCAGCAGAACCTGGCAGGTTTTGACGCTGTTGAACTGATGCCCCTGGAACCCGTTATACAGCATCCCGAACGCCATCGTTTTTGGTCGCCCGTAAACACCCCGGAACATGACGGGGATGAAATGACGGTAAAACTGAAAAAGCCGAATGTGATTAACTGGGGCTACGACATCGTTCTGTTCGGTTCCGTTGCCCTGAACCCCTCTATACTGTCCACAGGCAGGCCGCATGAGCTGCTTGAACTGATTGAAACATTGCACAATTTCCCGGGCAAACCGATCAAAGTGATACTGGATGTGGTTTATGGCCACTCCGACAACCAGGGTCTGAATGTGCTTCCCGAATCCTTTTTCGCGGGACCCAATATGTACGGGCAAAATATCGACTTCCAGAATCCCCTTGTGAGGGCCATGGTACTTGAAATGCAGCGGCGTAAAATTGACTGGGGATTTGACGGTGTTCGGGTAGACGGTGCACAGGATTTCAAGTATTACGACGAACAATCCGGTCAGATGATCCATGACGACCGGTTTCTGGAGCAGATGAGCGATGTTGAACAGCATGTGGCGGGCGTGTCATACAAACCCTGGATGATATTTGAAGATGGCAGGCCCTGGCCGCGTGACGACTGGGAGCTGGCTTCCACGTACAGGGAGATCACTGAAATGCAGAAGCATCCCTTTCAGTGGGCCTCTATGATTTTCGCCTACAATACGCCCTACAATTACACGTACTGGGTTTCCAAGTGGTGGAGGCTGCGTGAGCTGTTCCGGTTCGGTAATAAATGGATAACTGGTTATGCCAATCACGATACCATGCGCCGGGGCACACAAACGGACCCATCCTCCATCAATGTGAACTTTCAGTTGGGTAACTCACTCAAGATGGTGATGGATAACGCCTATAACAATCCGGCCACTACCCTTGTGATGAGCGGATTTCTGCCAGGCGTACCCATGGACTTTGTTCAGGCCCTGGGAAACACTCCCTGGAGTTTTATTCGGAATACCGATACCACCTATGCTGTGAAGGTGGCTGCTGAAGAGGCTCATTTTACAGAGTGGCAGATTACGGAAGTTGAATTCAGAAATCCCCGGTTTTTCAACAAACTGAAGGATATGGGCTTCAAATCGCTTGGAGCTCTGAGGCGTTTTTCAAAAGCCCTTTTGAATCTTGTGAAAGCTACGGACTACCGGACTGACGTCATTGCATCGTCACTCAATCAATTTGATCCGCCCTTTGATGTGATGGGCTGGGATGCTGATAAACTGAATCAGTTTGCACTCGCGTGGACAGAGGATTTGCATCTCTACACAAACGCAGACAACCATCGCGATCAGATGGATCCGGATAAAGCGGCGTTTAACCTTTCGGCTCGCAGATTCAGGCTGAATAATCCATGGCTAAGGGAAGCCTTTACAGCAGATGATATGATGGATTACCAGAGACCCGTGGACGGAACCGTTATTTTTTACGGGTACCGAAAAGATCCCGCGACCGGAAAGGAGCTCATACTGGCGGCTAACATGGAGGGTCAGGCAAGGCTTGTTGATATTCCGTCTCTCGGTTTACCTGTTATGGACTGGAACGGCTGGGAGATCGCACTGAAAACACCGACCCTCAAATCAAAAAAAATTACCGACCCCATCAAACTCAGCATCACCCAGGGTATTCTGTTTCAGCGCGGTTAG
- the cysQ gene encoding 3'(2'),5'-bisphosphate nucleotidase CysQ, translated as MQIDINTLNTIARRAGEKILKHYHSGITVDRKDDNSPLTKADMEAHREIVKGLQESYPDIPIISEESKVPEYDVRKNWRRFFMVDPLDGTKEFIKRNGEFTVNIALVEEGIPVMGVVYIPADDILYYASREDGAFKKQGSSDPKKIEHIPYKKGDPARIMVSRSHGGSNTVEKLSDMGIEVSEEVPSGSSLKFCLVAEGRADLYPRFGPTMEWDTAAADAVFRYSGKNGPRKSPLTYNKEDLHNPEFIIGL; from the coding sequence ATGCAAATAGATATCAATACCCTGAACACCATCGCCCGGCGGGCAGGCGAGAAAATACTTAAGCACTATCACAGCGGTATTACGGTGGATCGAAAAGACGACAACTCACCGCTGACCAAAGCGGACATGGAGGCTCACAGGGAGATCGTAAAAGGCCTGCAGGAGTCATATCCGGATATACCCATTATCTCGGAGGAGTCGAAGGTCCCGGAATATGACGTTAGAAAAAACTGGCGCCGGTTTTTCATGGTGGATCCGCTTGACGGCACCAAGGAGTTCATCAAACGAAACGGAGAGTTTACGGTCAATATCGCACTCGTCGAAGAAGGTATTCCCGTTATGGGTGTCGTTTATATTCCTGCAGATGATATTTTATACTATGCCAGCAGGGAAGATGGGGCATTTAAAAAGCAAGGAAGCTCCGACCCCAAAAAAATTGAGCATATCCCGTACAAAAAAGGCGATCCTGCAAGGATCATGGTGAGCCGCTCTCATGGAGGCAGCAATACGGTGGAAAAGCTGAGCGATATGGGCATTGAGGTCTCCGAAGAGGTGCCATCCGGCAGTTCCCTGAAATTTTGCCTCGTCGCAGAGGGCAGGGCGGATCTCTATCCGCGGTTCGGCCCTACCATGGAGTGGGATACCGCTGCTGCGGACGCCGTATTTCGCTATTCCGGTAAGAACGGCCCCAGGAAGTCCCCCCTTACGTACAATAAGGAAGATTTGCACAATCCTGAATTTATAATTGGACTTTGA
- the cysN gene encoding sulfate adenylyltransferase subunit CysN yields the protein MTNKNSKLKTQNSKLSVDQETKYLDMDLLRFTTAGSVDDGKSTLIGRLLYDSKSIFEDQMEAIEKTSKSSGEEEVNLALLTDGLRAEREQKITIDVAYRYFATPKRKFIIADTPGHTQYTRNMVTGASTAELAIVLIDASKGVLTQSRRHAFISSLLQIPHVVVAVNKMDLVNYDEKVFNEIVADFRSFAKKLDVDDVTYIPISALKGDNVVDKGDNMHWYNGSTLLHHLETVKVDASENVIDFRFPVQYVIRPNQNFRGFSGRVASGRIGVGDEITVLPSKLSSKVKEIVTMDGNLEQAYPGDSVVLTIEDEIDISRGDMIVRKKNVPQDTRQLEAYLCWMNEEAMEKGKQYILMHTTKTTQMFIDEVIYRMNVDTLHREDAEGLELNEIGRVKLTTAQPLFIDAYRSNQKTGSFIVIDPATNVTVGAGMIRSKTTETDSETSDVKRETKTTKHSKLKTQHSPNVVWESWNIPREEREKRNGHKAVVFWFTGISGAGKSTIAKAMEKKLWDEGKHTVLLDGDQVRHGLNGDLGFSPKDRTENIRRVGELARLFFEHGNIVLCTFVSPYKEDRERARSLFPDQRFVEVHVTCDPETAQERDPKGLYAKAKKGEIKGLTGFDGDYEPSENADLTLDTDKSSVDELISELIQKVNDIA from the coding sequence ATGACAAATAAGAACTCAAAACTCAAAACTCAAAACTCAAAACTGAGTGTTGATCAAGAGACCAAATACCTCGACATGGACCTCCTGCGTTTTACGACGGCCGGGAGCGTGGATGACGGAAAGAGTACGCTGATCGGAAGGCTTTTATATGATTCGAAGTCGATTTTTGAGGACCAGATGGAGGCGATTGAGAAGACGTCGAAAAGCAGCGGGGAGGAGGAGGTAAACCTGGCCCTACTCACGGATGGGTTACGTGCAGAGAGAGAGCAAAAGATTACCATCGATGTGGCCTATCGCTATTTTGCCACGCCGAAGCGAAAGTTTATAATCGCCGATACACCGGGTCATACCCAATACACCCGGAATATGGTAACCGGAGCCTCCACTGCAGAGCTGGCCATAGTGCTGATTGATGCTTCGAAGGGAGTGTTGACACAGTCGCGACGCCATGCGTTTATCTCATCACTGCTTCAGATACCCCACGTGGTTGTGGCCGTCAACAAGATGGATCTTGTGAACTATGATGAGAAAGTATTCAATGAGATCGTAGCCGATTTTCGGTCTTTTGCAAAAAAACTGGATGTGGATGATGTAACCTACATTCCCATTTCTGCATTGAAAGGCGATAATGTGGTCGATAAGGGCGACAATATGCACTGGTACAATGGATCCACGCTGCTTCACCATCTGGAAACGGTAAAAGTGGACGCATCTGAAAATGTGATCGACTTCCGGTTCCCCGTTCAGTATGTGATTCGCCCCAACCAGAATTTCAGGGGTTTTTCAGGAAGGGTTGCTTCGGGCAGGATCGGCGTGGGAGACGAGATTACGGTACTGCCGTCCAAGCTGTCCAGCAAGGTAAAGGAAATTGTGACCATGGACGGCAACCTGGAGCAGGCCTATCCGGGCGATTCGGTCGTTCTGACCATTGAGGATGAAATTGACATCTCCCGGGGAGATATGATTGTCCGGAAAAAGAATGTTCCCCAGGATACGCGTCAGCTGGAAGCGTATCTTTGCTGGATGAACGAGGAGGCGATGGAGAAAGGCAAGCAGTATATCCTGATGCACACCACCAAAACAACGCAAATGTTCATAGACGAGGTGATCTATCGGATGAACGTGGATACCCTTCACCGCGAAGACGCTGAAGGCCTGGAGCTGAACGAAATCGGTCGCGTAAAACTGACTACAGCGCAGCCTTTATTTATAGACGCCTATCGCTCCAATCAAAAGACGGGCAGCTTTATTGTGATTGATCCCGCTACAAATGTGACGGTGGGCGCGGGCATGATTCGATCTAAGACAACCGAAACCGATAGTGAGACGTCAGACGTCAAACGTGAAACGAAAACAACTAAGCACTCAAAACTCAAAACTCAACACTCCCCAAACGTAGTTTGGGAATCCTGGAATATCCCCCGCGAGGAGCGCGAGAAACGAAACGGCCACAAGGCGGTGGTGTTCTGGTTTACCGGAATTTCGGGTGCGGGTAAAAGCACCATTGCCAAAGCCATGGAGAAAAAGCTTTGGGATGAGGGCAAGCATACTGTTCTGCTGGATGGTGACCAGGTGCGCCATGGTCTGAACGGGGATCTTGGGTTCAGTCCGAAAGACCGAACGGAGAATATCCGCCGGGTAGGAGAGCTGGCGCGGCTCTTCTTTGAACACGGAAACATTGTGCTCTGCACCTTTGTATCACCCTATAAAGAGGATCGCGAGCGTGCCAGAAGCCTGTTTCCGGATCAACGATTTGTTGAAGTACATGTGACATGCGATCCCGAAACCGCACAGGAACGTGATCCGAAAGGACTCTACGCAAAAGCGAAAAAAGGAGAGATTAAAGGACTGACCGGCTTTGACGGCGATTATGAACCATCGGAAAACGCAGACCTTACGCTGGATACCGACAAATCATCGGTTGATGAACTCATCAGTGAGTTGATTCAGAAAGTAAATGATATAGCCTGA
- a CDS encoding sodium:solute symporter, whose product MTEISLSSIDIAIIIGYFMLIIGIGVWVSKRTETGEDLFLAGRTLGWGVIGFSLFASNISSTTLIGLSGDAYRTGISVANYEWMAAIVLILMAVFFIPYYIKSSITTIPEFLENRFDVRSRKYFSIITIFLSIAVDTAGGLYAGALVVQVFFPEIGIWYTILGLGIFAGLYTAAGGLKAVVYTDVLQAVILLTGSTILTVLMFSNFDFSWEAFRSTVSDDHMSMIRPLDDEALPWLGTLIGVPILGFYYWATNQYIVQRVLGARDIKNARWGAMLGGALKVTALFIMVIPGAMAISVFPGLEDPDMVFPTMVANVLPIGITGLVLAGLISAILSSIDSTLNSASTLITMDFVKPKNPNLDNKQIGKIGRWTTIILMLVAVLWAPNIVHFEGIFRYIQQAFSYIVPPVVAIFFMGILWKRGSRHAAFWTLVSGHSISFLIFILSINGYIELHFTITAGLLTALSFLIFYLISIFGEAPEEGSMDTIIWKPKDAKPSEPLPWYKDYRFHSAMIVLATVAIVIAFW is encoded by the coding sequence ATGACTGAAATTTCCCTCAGTAGTATTGATATTGCGATTATCATCGGATACTTCATGCTCATCATTGGTATCGGGGTATGGGTGTCGAAGCGTACGGAAACAGGCGAAGATCTTTTCCTGGCCGGCAGAACCCTGGGGTGGGGGGTAATCGGATTCTCCCTGTTTGCATCAAACATCTCCAGTACCACCCTGATTGGGCTCTCGGGTGATGCGTACCGAACCGGCATTTCCGTTGCCAACTATGAATGGATGGCCGCGATTGTTCTTATCCTGATGGCGGTCTTTTTCATCCCCTACTATATCAAGTCGAGCATTACAACCATTCCTGAATTTCTGGAAAATCGCTTTGACGTAAGGTCCAGAAAATATTTCTCAATCATTACCATCTTCCTGAGTATTGCAGTGGATACGGCGGGCGGGCTGTATGCGGGGGCGCTCGTGGTTCAGGTGTTCTTCCCTGAAATCGGAATCTGGTATACCATCCTTGGGCTGGGCATTTTTGCCGGACTCTATACTGCGGCCGGGGGACTCAAGGCGGTTGTATATACGGACGTGCTTCAGGCGGTGATCCTGCTTACAGGTTCCACGATTCTAACCGTTCTTATGTTCAGCAATTTCGATTTTTCCTGGGAAGCATTCCGCTCCACGGTGTCTGATGATCACATGTCAATGATCCGTCCCCTGGATGATGAAGCGCTGCCCTGGCTTGGCACCCTGATCGGTGTACCTATTCTGGGATTTTATTACTGGGCCACCAATCAGTACATCGTTCAGCGTGTACTGGGTGCGAGGGACATCAAAAACGCCCGCTGGGGAGCAATGCTGGGAGGCGCCCTGAAAGTGACCGCCCTGTTTATCATGGTGATCCCGGGAGCTATGGCGATCAGCGTATTTCCCGGCCTTGAAGATCCGGATATGGTATTTCCCACAATGGTTGCCAACGTGCTGCCCATCGGTATTACAGGGCTGGTTCTGGCCGGACTGATCTCCGCAATTCTCTCCAGTATCGACTCCACTCTGAACTCAGCGTCAACGCTGATTACCATGGACTTTGTGAAACCGAAAAATCCAAATCTGGATAACAAACAGATCGGTAAAATTGGACGCTGGACTACGATTATCCTGATGCTGGTTGCCGTTTTATGGGCACCCAATATCGTTCACTTTGAAGGAATTTTCAGGTACATCCAGCAGGCTTTCTCCTATATTGTGCCCCCCGTGGTAGCGATCTTTTTCATGGGTATTCTCTGGAAACGGGGCAGTCGTCACGCCGCTTTCTGGACGCTTGTGAGCGGACATTCTATCTCCTTTCTGATATTCATACTATCAATAAACGGATATATTGAGCTTCACTTTACCATTACGGCCGGTTTGCTCACCGCCCTTTCATTCCTGATCTTTTACCTGATCAGTATCTTTGGTGAAGCGCCGGAAGAGGGCAGCATGGACACCATTATCTGGAAGCCCAAAGATGCCAAACCGTCCGAGCCGCTGCCCTGGTACAAGGATTACCGCTTCCATTCGGCAATGATTGTCCTGGCAACCGTTGCGATCGTCATCGCATTCTGGTAA
- the cysD gene encoding sulfate adenylyltransferase subunit CysD, which translates to MKIKRQSHLKQLENEGIYIMREVAAQFERPVLLFSGGKDSIVMVHLALKAFYPAKIPFPLMHVDTGHNFPETIQFRDELVKKTGVELIVGSVQESIDSGRVKEETGPDASRNALQTVTLLDTLKKHQVDAALGGGRRDEEKARAKERFFSHRDVFGQWDPKNQRPELWDLYNGRKNMGESFRIFPISNWTEMDIWQYIAQEEIDIPDLYFSHERKVFNRRGVWLADTDFVNRMPDEEIVTKTVRFRTIGDATCTGAVLSTASNMEEIIQEVASARQTERGNRHDDKRSETAMEDRKRQGYF; encoded by the coding sequence ATGAAGATAAAGAGACAGAGTCATCTCAAACAGCTTGAGAATGAAGGGATCTATATCATGAGAGAGGTGGCCGCGCAGTTTGAGCGGCCCGTACTGCTTTTTTCCGGTGGAAAAGACTCCATTGTTATGGTGCACCTCGCTCTCAAAGCATTTTACCCCGCAAAAATACCATTCCCGTTGATGCACGTGGATACGGGGCACAATTTTCCCGAAACCATTCAATTCCGGGATGAGCTCGTCAAAAAAACCGGTGTGGAACTGATTGTTGGATCCGTACAGGAATCGATTGATTCGGGGCGTGTAAAGGAGGAGACAGGGCCTGATGCCAGCCGGAATGCGCTGCAAACCGTAACCCTGCTTGACACCCTGAAGAAACACCAGGTGGATGCTGCACTGGGAGGCGGCCGTCGTGACGAGGAGAAGGCGCGTGCGAAGGAGCGATTCTTCTCCCACAGGGATGTTTTTGGTCAGTGGGATCCCAAAAATCAGCGGCCTGAGCTGTGGGATCTTTATAACGGACGCAAAAACATGGGCGAAAGCTTCAGAATTTTTCCCATCAGTAACTGGACGGAGATGGATATCTGGCAGTATATCGCCCAGGAAGAGATAGATATTCCGGATCTCTATTTTTCACACGAAAGAAAAGTATTTAACCGCCGTGGCGTATGGCTTGCCGATACAGATTTTGTGAACCGGATGCCGGATGAAGAGATCGTAACCAAAACCGTCCGTTTCAGAACAATAGGGGATGCCACCTGTACCGGAGCGGTATTGTCAACGGCTTCCAATATGGAGGAGATTATTCAGGAAGTGGCCTCCGCCCGTCAAACCGAACGCGGCAACCGCCATGACGACAAGCGCAGCGAAACAGCAATGGAGGACCGGAAGAGGCAAGGATACTTTTAG
- a CDS encoding four helix bundle protein, producing MKYKGPIYDKSFEFGLISIDLYKKLKSMKEYDLSRQILKSGTSIGANVNEAGAAVSRKDFVNKMSIALKEARESWFWLELLKASDAVKVDVDQHIEKCQELIKILTSIVKTTQRTIKK from the coding sequence ATGAAATATAAAGGGCCAATTTATGATAAGTCATTTGAATTCGGCTTGATATCGATTGACTTGTATAAAAAGCTAAAATCGATGAAAGAATATGATCTCTCGAGACAGATTCTTAAATCAGGAACCAGTATTGGTGCAAATGTTAATGAGGCAGGTGCAGCAGTTTCCAGGAAAGATTTTGTAAACAAAATGTCAATAGCTCTCAAAGAAGCCAGGGAGTCCTGGTTTTGGTTGGAGTTACTTAAAGCTTCTGACGCAGTAAAGGTTGATGTCGATCAACATATTGAGAAGTGTCAGGAGCTAATAAAAATTCTGACATCCATTGTTAAAACTACTCAGAGAACAATCAAAAAATGA